Proteins from one Mixophyes fleayi isolate aMixFle1 chromosome 9, aMixFle1.hap1, whole genome shotgun sequence genomic window:
- the SRPK3 gene encoding SRSF protein kinase 3, with protein sequence MSSKKVSGNSQGKKTKKKQRRQKKAVEREIPGLPEPRSPSIESQPGFPDLGLQDVPPSPGPPATPPTPVLPPPGPLGSDNEEQEDPGDYCRGGYYPVKIGDLFNGRYHVVRKLGWGHFSTVWLCWDLQRKRFGALKVVKSAVHYTETAIDEIKLLKCVRDSDPSDPKREMIVQLIDDFKISGVNGVHICMVLEVLGHQLLKWIIKSNYEGLPLLCVKAILRQVLQGLDYLHTKCKIIHTDIKPENILMCVGEGYIRRLAAEATMWQQSGEPPPSGSAVSSAPPSHLNLNGKVSKNKKKKLKRQQKRQQKLLEERLRDIHNMEELGTSNGGGGSPVLDQRNHEQSWSCETNHDTAGKRENPIPSIPGDSEGADSSLGSGGTTFLAQSPQSSSMYENCNGFNGGPRCVSPDTHTSGFSSSAFSVTSGSAVSGFSGERERGGVLSLDLSFKSADFLVNPLDPQNADKIEVKIADLGNACWVHKHFTDDIQTRQYRALEVLIGGGYGTPADIWSTACMAFELATGDYLFEPHSGEDYTRDEDHIAHIIELLGDIPPHFALSGRYSREYFTRRGDLRHIQNLKHWGLFEVLVEKYEWSLEEATQFSDFLMPMLEFIPEKRATAAQCLQHPWLSS encoded by the exons ATGAGCTCCAAGAAAG TTTCAGGTAACAGTCAAGGAAAGAAGACTAAGAAGAAGCAAAGAAGGCAGAAGAAGGCTGTTGAGCGAGAGATACCGGGGCTTCCTGAACCTCGCAGCCCTAGTATAGAGAGCCAGCCCGG CTTTCCAGATCTCGGCCTACAGGATGTGCCTCCATCTCCAGGGCCCCCTGCTACGCCCCCCACACCAGTGTTACCCCCACCTGGCCCCCTGGGCTCTGACAACGAGGAGCAGGAAGATCCCGGAGATTATTGCCGAG GAGGGTATTACCCAGTCAAAATCGGCGACCTCTTTAATGGCAGATACCATGTAGTGCGCAAGCTGGGCTGGGGCCACTTCTCCACGGTCTGGCTTTGCTGGGATCTTCA GAGGAAGCGTTTTGGAGCGCTGAAAGTGGTGAAGAGCGCTGTGCATTACACAGAAACAGCCATAGATGAGATTAAACTGCTGAAATGT GTTAGGGACAGTGACCCGAGCGACCCCAAACGGGAGATGATCGTGCAACTTATTGATGACTTCAAGATATCCGGTGTGAATGGTGTAC ATATCTGCATGGTATTGGAAGTGCTCGGACACCAGTTGCTCAAGTGGATCATTAAATCCAATTATGAAGGACTCCCTCTGCTGTGCGTCAAGGCCATATTGCGTCAG GTATTACAGGGACTGGATTATCTGCACACCAAATGCAAAATCATCCACACAGATATTAAACCTGAAAACAtattaatgtgtgtgggggaggggtaCATCCGGCGGCTGGCTGCAGAGGCAACTATGTGGCAGCAATCTGGAGAGCCTCCTCCCTCTGGATCTGCTG TCAGCTCTGCACCCCCTTCACACCTCAACTTG AATGGGAAAGTTTCtaaaaacaagaagaaaaagTTAAAAAGGCAACAAAAGCGTCAACAGAAACTGCTAGAAGAGCGACTGAGGGACATTCACAACATGGAGGAGCTGGGAACTAGCAATGGTGGTGGTGGAAGCCCTGTCCTAGACCAGAGAAACCATGAGCAGTCCTGGAGCTGCGAGACAAACCATGACACTGCTGGCAAGAGGGAGA ATCCTATCCCGTCCATTCCTGGGGACAGCGAGGGGGCGGACTCCTCCTTAGGTAGCGGGGGAACAACCTTTCTTGCACAGAGCCCTCAATCCTCCAGCATGTATGAGAACTGCAACGGTTTCAACGGCGGTCCTCGCTGTGTTAGTCCGGACACCCACACCTCTGGCTTCTCCAGTTCGGCCTTCTCTGTCACCTCAGGCTCTGCCGTATCTGGGTTCTCCGGAGAACGCGAGAGAGGAGGAGTTCTGTCTCTGGACT TGTCATTCAAATCAGCTGATTTCCTGGTAAACCCTCTGGATCCACAAAATGCTGACAAAATTGAAGTCAAGATTGCAGATCTGGGGAATGCATGTTGGGTG CACAAACATTTCACTGACGACATTCAGACACGGCAGTACCGAGCCTTGGAGGTTCTAATTGGCGGTGGTTACGGAACCCCTGCTGATATTTGGAGCACGGCTTGTATG GCGTTTGAGTTGGCGACAGGAGATTACCTGTTCGAACCTCACTCAGGAGAAGATTACACACGTGATGAAG ATCACATTGCACACATCATTGAGCTTCTAGGAGATATCCCTCCACATTTTGCACTGTCAGGACGTTATTCCCGGGAGTACTTCACAAGAAGAG GGGATCTTCGGCACATACAAAACTTAAAGCACTGGGGCCTGTTTGAGGTCCTGGTGGAGAAGTACGAGTGGTCCCTGGAAGAAGCCACCCAGTTTTCTGACTTTCTAATGCCCATGTTGGAGTTTATTCCAGAAAAGAGGGCCACAGCCGCTCAGTGCCTGCAGCACCCCTGGCTTAGCTCCTAA